A single window of Desulfovibrio sp. G11 DNA harbors:
- a CDS encoding phage tail sheath subtilisin-like domain-containing protein, which translates to MASANISFDNLPASIRKPGKYFEINTRLAVRTLATNEQRVLIVAQKLPESAAPLEPVQIFDDATAAALFGYGSQAHTMVRAAITAYPYIDLTVLPVPPHSAGIAAKGTVTLSGQATSAGVLKLSVGNSYVAVAAGYQDAAADTLADLVAAINDAQDLPVTAAITTPEDGTPTLTLTAKNKGTLGNRIALAVSCTVAGYTATKTAMTGGQQDPDLTDALAAVYASSYTIYCVPFAAQEQLTALREHLEAISGPLEQRRATGWTTTTGSLASATTLAGQINSGRISLGCLPGTASLPEELAAAYAAVAASEEDPARPLNTLALSGIAAPPVAARLSRNEQETMLKNGVTPLEVGPGETVQIVRAVSTYTRNAVGATDISMLDMTTIRTLDYTCKAVKERVDLRFPREKLSARTPAKVRSEVLDVLRNLETLEILEEVTANAEGVIAERDLQDPNRLNIKIPADVVNGLHVLAARVDLLL; encoded by the coding sequence ATGGCCAGCGCCAATATCTCGTTTGACAACCTCCCGGCCAGCATCCGCAAACCGGGTAAATATTTTGAAATCAATACCAGGCTGGCGGTGCGCACCCTTGCCACCAACGAACAGCGCGTGCTGATTGTAGCACAGAAACTGCCGGAATCCGCAGCGCCTCTTGAGCCTGTGCAGATATTCGACGATGCCACGGCAGCAGCACTCTTTGGCTACGGCAGTCAGGCGCATACGATGGTCAGGGCCGCCATTACTGCCTATCCGTATATTGATCTCACCGTGCTGCCTGTGCCGCCGCATTCCGCAGGCATTGCCGCCAAAGGCACGGTCACCCTGTCCGGGCAGGCCACCAGCGCCGGGGTACTCAAGCTGTCGGTGGGCAATAGCTATGTTGCCGTTGCCGCCGGTTATCAGGATGCCGCCGCCGACACGCTGGCTGATCTTGTAGCGGCCATTAACGATGCGCAGGATTTGCCCGTCACTGCTGCCATCACCACGCCGGAGGACGGCACGCCTACCCTGACGCTTACCGCCAAAAACAAGGGTACTCTGGGCAATCGTATCGCCCTGGCCGTGTCCTGCACTGTGGCGGGGTACACTGCCACCAAGACTGCCATGACAGGCGGCCAGCAAGACCCCGATCTTACAGACGCGCTGGCCGCTGTCTATGCGTCCAGCTACACTATTTACTGCGTACCCTTTGCAGCGCAGGAACAGCTTACGGCCCTGCGGGAACATCTGGAGGCCATCTCCGGCCCGCTGGAGCAGCGCCGCGCCACAGGCTGGACAACCACCACAGGCAGCCTTGCCAGCGCCACCACGCTTGCGGGCCAGATCAACAGCGGGCGCATATCCTTGGGCTGCCTGCCCGGCACTGCCAGCCTGCCTGAAGAGCTTGCCGCAGCCTATGCGGCGGTAGCCGCCAGCGAAGAGGACCCCGCCCGCCCCCTCAATACGCTGGCCTTGTCCGGCATTGCCGCGCCCCCCGTGGCTGCCCGCCTCTCGCGCAATGAGCAGGAAACCATGCTCAAAAACGGCGTCACCCCTCTGGAGGTCGGGCCGGGCGAAACAGTGCAGATTGTCCGCGCCGTCAGCACCTATACCCGCAATGCCGTAGGCGCTACGGATATCAGCATGCTGGACATGACGACCATCCGCACCCTTGATTACACCTGCAAGGCGGTCAAAGAGCGCGTTGACCTGCGCTTCCCGCGCGAAAAGCTCTCGGCCCGCACACCGGCCAAGGTACGCTCCGAAGTGCTGGACGTACTGCGCAATCTCGAAACACTGGAAATTCTGGAAGAGGTTACGGCCAACGCCGAGGGCGTCATTGCCGAGCGCGACCTGCAAGACCCCAACCGCCTGAATATCAAAATACCCGCCGACGTGGTCAACGGCCTGCATGTGCTGGCCGCCCGCGTTGACTTGCTGCTGTAG
- a CDS encoding DUF2635 domain-containing protein, with protein MPTMLTVKAAPGLKVPREDKPTAYIDDAAAVQVADSPYYRRRIVDGDLVPEAIKPGKKTKE; from the coding sequence ATGCCCACCATGCTTACAGTCAAGGCCGCGCCCGGCCTCAAGGTGCCGCGCGAAGACAAGCCCACAGCGTATATTGACGATGCCGCCGCCGTGCAGGTGGCCGACAGCCCGTACTACCGCCGCCGCATAGTGGATGGCGATCTCGTACCCGAGGCGATCAAGCCGGGCAAAAAGACGAAGGAGTAA
- a CDS encoding phage protein Gp37, protein MLPIMEIENGIIEQIAAAKLPYLRLVSSYGGELMGDWQGVIRALPAVWVTFKDSTAPEPLNTASTRFRTRLAFTTIVADRSVRSEAATRKGGPGNVGTYQMLDDVARLICMQDFGLDNVDHLRPGRVRSLFSAKTAAQALSVMSQDWTAIVDVRLREPGQAPLPENGATLQPGGYLPPDGQTFPGAANANNPAPLPGLNCLRLQYWLKPPQDMATDPPAAEDHITLQIQV, encoded by the coding sequence ATGCTGCCCATCATGGAAATTGAAAACGGCATCATAGAGCAGATTGCGGCGGCAAAGCTGCCGTACCTGCGCCTGGTGTCCTCTTACGGCGGCGAACTCATGGGCGACTGGCAGGGCGTTATCCGCGCCTTGCCCGCTGTGTGGGTAACCTTCAAGGACAGTACTGCACCGGAGCCGCTCAATACCGCCAGCACCCGTTTCCGCACCCGGCTTGCCTTTACCACCATAGTGGCTGACCGCAGTGTGCGCAGCGAGGCCGCCACGCGCAAGGGCGGGCCGGGCAATGTGGGTACGTATCAGATGCTCGACGATGTGGCCCGGCTCATCTGCATGCAGGACTTCGGGCTTGATAATGTTGACCACCTGCGCCCAGGCCGTGTCCGCAGCCTGTTCAGCGCCAAAACCGCAGCGCAGGCACTTTCTGTCATGTCACAGGACTGGACAGCCATAGTGGACGTTCGCCTGCGTGAGCCGGGGCAGGCGCCCTTGCCGGAAAACGGCGCAACGCTCCAGCCCGGCGGCTACCTGCCGCCGGACGGCCAGACTTTCCCCGGCGCTGCCAATGCCAACAATCCCGCGCCGCTGCCGGGTTTGAATTGCCTGCGGCTGCAATACTGGCTCAAGCCGCCGCAGGACATGGCTACAGACCCACCGGCAGCGGAAGATCACATAACCCTGCAAATCCAAGTGTGA
- a CDS encoding gp436 family protein, whose product MPGPTLYGSLAGMTAHFGQDEMLNLAPGADDAEGQPTLDGQRVLDALARASREADTYLAPRYAVPLTVSGDDTPEPLKGFVMDMARYHLTGGDAQESESIIRRYEEATAWLKSVARGVTDLLLPDENGSDPAEADDAAVQFQPGQRIWRF is encoded by the coding sequence ATGCCCGGCCCCACGCTCTACGGCAGCCTTGCTGGCATGACTGCGCACTTCGGCCAAGACGAAATGCTTAATCTCGCCCCAGGTGCTGACGACGCGGAAGGCCAACCCACGCTGGACGGGCAGCGCGTGCTTGACGCGCTGGCCCGTGCCAGCCGGGAGGCTGATACATACCTTGCCCCGCGCTATGCCGTGCCGTTGACTGTCAGCGGCGACGATACACCCGAGCCGCTCAAAGGCTTTGTTATGGACATGGCGCGCTACCACCTGACAGGCGGTGACGCCCAGGAGAGCGAGAGCATCATCCGGCGCTACGAAGAAGCCACCGCGTGGCTTAAAAGCGTAGCCAGGGGCGTGACAGACCTGCTTTTACCCGACGAGAACGGCAGCGACCCCGCCGAAGCCGACGATGCCGCCGTGCAGTTCCAGCCCGGCCAACGCATCTGGAGGTTCTGA
- a CDS encoding HI1506-related protein has product MSKITVFVKARPGAAGILVERRCRCGMCFDTEGRTVSVTEDQLARLKADPQLVVTDTPVQSDSNANVSTGPVENLPAAAPKAEAPATAKTDKTAAKAAKKAG; this is encoded by the coding sequence ATGAGCAAGATAACTGTTTTCGTGAAAGCCCGCCCCGGTGCTGCTGGAATCCTTGTTGAGCGCCGTTGCCGTTGCGGCATGTGCTTTGACACCGAGGGCCGCACCGTTAGCGTCACCGAAGATCAACTGGCGCGGCTGAAAGCTGACCCGCAGCTTGTCGTCACTGACACGCCCGTTCAATCTGACAGCAATGCCAATGTCAGTACTGGCCCGGTTGAAAATCTGCCCGCTGCCGCGCCCAAGGCCGAAGCTCCGGCTACGGCCAAAACCGATAAAACCGCCGCCAAAGCGGCTAAAAAGGCAGGCTAA
- a CDS encoding Mu-like prophage major head subunit gpT family protein: MAIVTAPLLASMRVGFSKTFEDAKAKAPSQWALAATHVPSTAKSTTYGWLGQYPKLREWVGPRTVKSMQEHGYSITNKLYEGTVGVQRTDIEDDNLGVYTPLLAEMGYAAATHPDELVFGLLGKGTTTLCYDGQNFFDTDHPVYPQVDGTGDAVTVSNLIDPAAGDPGLAWYILDASRPLKPLIFQERTKPELQAIIDPKQDHVFTQDEYLYGVRYRCNAGFGFWQQAVCCRDTLNAANFGKALALMQGYKADGGRPLALGRGGKSGTLLVVPSSLYSAALDVVGVQLINGGESNKYYDAATIINCAWL; encoded by the coding sequence ATGGCCATAGTTACCGCCCCCTTGCTCGCATCCATGCGGGTGGGCTTTAGCAAGACCTTTGAAGACGCCAAGGCCAAGGCCCCCAGCCAATGGGCGCTTGCCGCCACTCATGTACCCAGCACTGCCAAGTCCACTACCTACGGTTGGCTCGGTCAGTACCCCAAGCTGCGCGAATGGGTTGGCCCTCGCACCGTCAAATCCATGCAGGAACATGGCTACAGCATTACCAACAAGCTGTATGAGGGTACCGTGGGCGTACAGCGCACGGACATTGAAGACGACAACCTTGGCGTCTATACGCCGCTGCTGGCTGAAATGGGCTATGCCGCCGCCACCCATCCCGATGAGCTTGTTTTTGGCTTGCTGGGCAAAGGCACGACCACGCTTTGCTATGACGGCCAGAATTTTTTCGACACCGACCATCCCGTATACCCCCAGGTCGACGGCACCGGCGATGCTGTTACCGTCAGCAATCTTATTGACCCGGCCGCAGGCGACCCCGGCTTGGCTTGGTACATATTGGACGCGAGCCGCCCGCTCAAACCGCTCATTTTTCAGGAACGCACCAAGCCGGAATTGCAGGCCATCATCGACCCCAAACAGGATCACGTCTTCACGCAGGATGAATACCTGTACGGCGTGCGCTATCGCTGCAATGCGGGCTTCGGCTTCTGGCAGCAGGCCGTGTGCTGCCGCGACACGCTGAACGCGGCAAACTTCGGCAAGGCTCTGGCCCTGATGCAGGGCTACAAGGCTGACGGCGGACGTCCTCTTGCCCTTGGCCGTGGGGGCAAGTCCGGCACGTTGCTGGTGGTTCCGTCCTCGCTCTACAGCGCAGCCCTGGACGTTGTGGGTGTGCAGCTCATCAACGGCGGCGAAAGCAACAAGTATTACGACGCGGCTACCATCATCAACTGCGCGTGGCTGTAG
- a CDS encoding phage protease codes for MNTHTTQHALIVALTDEATMSTGYGETTGRIQVFPVGSFAARDGRPGNITGVTVTAWRLTADDAQALVNRWFRRKTRTVVDYEHQTHLSDKNGQPAPAAGWIEGLEITAEGLFATVEWTDRARAAIRAKEYQYISPVFAWDKTTGAVLDLVSVALTNHPALDGMQPAQAKTIEEGNPHMEKLLAMLRKLLGLPETADDAACTAALATLPQENLIALLKSKDDALTVAQTAIATAKATPPDASQYVSIATFQSVQTEAAQLRAKVAELEGAQSVAALSADIDAALKDGRLAVSAKDWALGMAKSNPDSLRAFLKAATPIEALKGQQSAASGQPGDDAGLASLTAEDKYVCAQLGMTEADYLKAKEAK; via the coding sequence ATGAACACGCACACCACACAGCACGCACTCATAGTCGCCCTCACAGACGAGGCCACCATGTCCACGGGATATGGCGAAACCACAGGCCGCATACAGGTCTTCCCCGTGGGGTCTTTTGCCGCGCGCGATGGTCGCCCCGGCAATATCACGGGGGTCACGGTTACTGCATGGAGGCTGACGGCGGATGATGCGCAGGCCCTTGTCAATCGTTGGTTCCGGCGAAAGACGCGCACTGTTGTTGACTACGAGCACCAGACCCACTTGAGCGACAAAAACGGCCAACCAGCCCCGGCGGCTGGCTGGATTGAGGGGCTGGAGATAACCGCCGAGGGACTGTTTGCGACGGTGGAGTGGACAGACCGCGCGCGGGCCGCCATCCGCGCCAAGGAATATCAGTACATCAGCCCCGTGTTTGCCTGGGACAAGACCACAGGCGCAGTGCTCGATCTTGTGAGTGTTGCGCTTACCAACCATCCGGCCCTGGACGGCATGCAGCCAGCCCAGGCCAAAACAATTGAGGAAGGAAATCCCCACATGGAAAAACTGCTCGCAATGCTGCGCAAGCTTCTTGGCTTGCCCGAAACTGCGGATGATGCCGCCTGCACTGCCGCGCTGGCGACACTGCCGCAGGAAAACCTGATTGCCTTGCTCAAAAGCAAGGATGATGCGCTTACCGTCGCGCAAACCGCGATTGCTACCGCCAAGGCCACGCCGCCCGATGCGTCGCAGTACGTCAGTATAGCGACATTCCAGAGCGTGCAGACCGAGGCCGCGCAATTGCGGGCCAAGGTGGCCGAGCTTGAGGGCGCGCAGTCCGTGGCCGCCCTGTCTGCGGATATTGACGCCGCCCTCAAGGATGGCCGCCTTGCGGTCAGCGCCAAGGATTGGGCGCTCGGCATGGCAAAATCCAACCCCGACAGCCTGCGGGCGTTCCTGAAGGCCGCGACGCCCATTGAGGCGCTCAAGGGCCAGCAGAGCGCCGCCAGCGGTCAGCCCGGCGACGATGCCGGCTTGGCATCCCTGACTGCGGAAGACAAGTACGTCTGCGCCCAGCTTGGCATGACCGAAGCAGATTACCTCAAAGCCAAGGAGGCCAAATAG
- a CDS encoding phage virion morphogenesis protein has translation MLKIEVNLDSAEVDAALTRLVHAMNDTTPLMMGLAQVMAEASERAFETETDPITGARWPSLTPDYKRQRAEAGHTGPMLQRNGTLRTSMHQEYGHLYARYGTNVTYAAIQCFGGITRAHWIRPRDKKALAWRKGGKSYVRRAVFHPGSEIPRRRFLGVGPHDKQDMKEIIADYARTALLGK, from the coding sequence ATGCTCAAAATTGAAGTCAATCTGGATTCCGCCGAAGTCGACGCGGCCCTGACGCGGCTTGTCCATGCGATGAACGACACCACGCCCTTGATGATGGGGCTTGCCCAGGTCATGGCCGAAGCGTCAGAACGCGCCTTTGAAACCGAGACTGACCCCATAACCGGGGCCAGGTGGCCCAGCCTCACCCCGGACTACAAGCGCCAACGCGCCGAGGCCGGGCACACTGGCCCTATGCTGCAACGCAACGGCACACTGCGCACAAGTATGCATCAGGAATACGGCCACCTCTATGCCCGTTACGGCACCAACGTTACGTATGCCGCAATCCAGTGCTTTGGCGGCATCACCCGCGCGCACTGGATACGCCCGCGCGATAAGAAGGCGCTGGCGTGGCGCAAGGGCGGCAAGTCCTATGTACGCCGGGCGGTCTTTCACCCCGGCAGCGAGATACCGCGCCGCCGCTTTCTTGGCGTTGGCCCGCACGACAAACAGGACATGAAAGAGATCATTGCCGATTATGCCCGCACGGCCCTCCTCGGTAAATAG
- a CDS encoding phage minor head protein gives MSTDIDLSHACNLPPREAIRYFESKGHKISFRWQDTWREAHARAFTVAGVTKADLLADIKAATAKALAEGQSKAQFRHGLEDTLKRKGWWGKGDIVNPDTGEVRKGERGSASRLNLIYRQNMQSAYNAGRYKQQVESAAVAPYWRYMAIMDARTRPSHAAMNGLVYRYDDPIWQTMYPPNGWHCRCRVDTLSERGFKRGGYALQDSGGDAIEKEVIIRNPDTGQPEPRTVTGYRMPNGSHFFPDAGFDYNPGQTFVADLKANMPEPLQRAATSWRKMGLPSLRDVPAAQRQPTPPMLPMAPSRAAAEAQLAKALGFVGNERLRTITTPMGQRTIWRDNLAHLVAKKADARERYANYILPTLEQPHEIWLKEHADGKLRENYIGLFSEGKYALLVVVRINRDGSLLWNMMQRTPKNMDSLREGWLVHGKTKS, from the coding sequence ATGAGCACCGATATTGATCTTTCCCACGCCTGCAATCTGCCCCCGCGTGAGGCCATCCGGTATTTTGAAAGTAAAGGGCATAAAATATCGTTCCGCTGGCAAGACACATGGCGCGAGGCCCACGCCCGCGCGTTTACGGTTGCTGGCGTGACCAAGGCTGATCTTTTGGCCGACATCAAGGCCGCCACGGCAAAAGCCCTTGCCGAAGGCCAGAGCAAGGCGCAGTTTCGGCACGGGCTGGAAGATACGCTCAAGCGCAAAGGCTGGTGGGGCAAGGGGGATATAGTCAATCCAGATACGGGCGAGGTGCGCAAGGGGGAGCGCGGCAGCGCCAGCCGCCTTAATCTCATCTACCGTCAAAACATGCAGTCAGCGTACAATGCCGGGCGCTACAAGCAGCAGGTGGAAAGTGCTGCCGTGGCCCCGTATTGGCGCTATATGGCCATCATGGATGCCAGGACGCGGCCTAGCCACGCGGCCATGAACGGGCTTGTGTACCGTTATGACGATCCCATCTGGCAGACCATGTACCCGCCCAACGGCTGGCACTGTCGCTGCCGGGTGGATACCTTATCAGAGCGTGGCTTTAAGCGTGGCGGATACGCGCTGCAAGACAGCGGCGGTGACGCCATTGAAAAAGAAGTCATCATTCGCAACCCTGATACCGGGCAGCCCGAGCCGCGCACGGTCACGGGCTACCGCATGCCCAACGGTTCTCACTTTTTCCCTGATGCGGGCTTTGACTACAACCCCGGCCAGACGTTTGTAGCCGATCTCAAGGCCAACATGCCGGAGCCGCTGCAACGTGCCGCCACGAGCTGGCGTAAAATGGGCCTGCCGTCCTTGCGTGACGTACCCGCCGCACAGCGCCAGCCCACGCCCCCCATGCTGCCAATGGCCCCCAGCCGCGCCGCAGCAGAGGCCCAGCTTGCCAAGGCGTTGGGCTTTGTGGGCAATGAGCGCCTGCGCACAATCACCACGCCAATGGGCCAGCGCACTATCTGGCGCGACAATCTGGCGCACCTTGTAGCCAAAAAGGCCGATGCGCGAGAACGCTATGCAAATTATATCTTGCCCACACTTGAGCAGCCGCATGAAATCTGGCTCAAAGAACATGCGGACGGCAAGCTGCGTGAGAATTATATTGGATTATTCAGTGAGGGGAAATACGCCCTGCTGGTTGTCGTGCGTATCAACCGCGATGGGTCGCTTTTGTGGAACATGATGCAGCGCACACCTAAAAATATGGACAGTCTGCGCGAGGGGTGGCTTGTACACGGCAAAACAAAAAGCTGA
- a CDS encoding DUF935 domain-containing protein — MPLFRPRPRRRAASVKPAPGVLHGARQSEEGSLATSLLCLEQWGDLTRGLTPARLVRILEAADAGQIMEQHALFADMEDRCDHLSAEMGKRRRALLTLDWNIIPASDDAKAKDAAEKVREWFDMLPDFEDVLLDMADGIGHGFSALELQWEFSEGIHLPSELTFRPQSWFTCPQNDRNCLHLRDGTLEGAPLWPLGWIVHKHRSKSGWLPRAGLFRVLAWTYLIRAYALNSEMAFTQIHGLPMRVGKYPPGSSKDDKHALLNALRTLGQDAAGIIPQGMDIVFETVNPATQDIPGLLVERCERGMSKAILGGTLTSQADGKTSTHALGMVHNEIRHDLLVADAAQLASTLTAQLVAPLCALNLGITDRKLLPYFRFDTQQAEDLELYANAIPSLAPYLPISSRGIMERLKLPVAADDNDRIRATHVSTPEDQGQEDASTRTAHAKAGPMARPPQDAAQGALDGMQASAALALAGEALLAPLIAELDAGLSPEDMQARLGELYPQMDETQLAEIMARALFVSEVWGRVQA; from the coding sequence ATGCCTCTGTTTCGCCCCCGCCCGCGCCGTCGGGCAGCTTCTGTCAAACCCGCCCCCGGCGTATTGCACGGCGCGCGCCAGTCCGAAGAGGGCAGCCTTGCTACGTCCTTGCTCTGTCTGGAGCAATGGGGCGATCTCACACGCGGCCTCACGCCTGCGCGTCTGGTGCGCATCCTTGAAGCCGCAGACGCCGGGCAGATTATGGAACAGCATGCGCTGTTTGCAGATATGGAGGATCGCTGCGATCACCTCTCGGCCGAGATGGGCAAGCGCCGCCGGGCGCTGCTTACGCTGGACTGGAACATCATACCCGCCAGCGACGACGCCAAAGCCAAAGATGCCGCAGAAAAGGTGCGTGAATGGTTTGACATGCTGCCGGATTTTGAAGACGTGCTGCTTGATATGGCCGATGGCATCGGCCACGGCTTTTCCGCTCTTGAGCTTCAGTGGGAATTTTCCGAGGGCATTCATTTGCCATCCGAGCTGACATTCCGCCCGCAGTCGTGGTTTACCTGCCCGCAAAACGACCGTAACTGCCTTCATCTGCGCGACGGCACGCTGGAAGGTGCGCCTCTTTGGCCCCTGGGCTGGATTGTACACAAGCACCGCAGCAAAAGCGGCTGGTTGCCGCGTGCCGGACTGTTCCGTGTGCTGGCGTGGACGTACCTCATTCGCGCCTATGCCCTCAATAGTGAAATGGCCTTTACGCAGATTCATGGCCTGCCCATGCGCGTGGGCAAATATCCGCCCGGCAGCAGCAAGGATGATAAGCATGCCTTGCTCAACGCCCTGCGGACACTTGGGCAGGATGCGGCGGGCATCATACCGCAGGGTATGGACATCGTTTTTGAAACGGTCAACCCCGCCACGCAGGATATACCGGGGCTGTTGGTTGAACGCTGCGAACGCGGCATGAGCAAGGCCATATTGGGCGGCACGCTGACAAGTCAGGCGGATGGCAAAACCAGCACCCACGCCCTGGGCATGGTACATAACGAGATACGGCACGATCTGCTTGTGGCTGATGCAGCGCAGTTGGCATCAACGCTTACGGCCCAGCTTGTGGCCCCGCTGTGTGCGCTTAACCTTGGCATCACTGACCGCAAACTGCTGCCGTATTTTCGGTTTGACACGCAGCAGGCAGAAGACTTGGAGCTGTACGCCAATGCCATCCCGAGCCTTGCGCCGTACCTGCCCATCAGCAGCAGGGGCATAATGGAACGGCTCAAGCTGCCCGTTGCGGCTGACGACAACGACCGTATCCGGGCCACACATGTATCTACGCCGGAGGATCAAGGGCAGGAAGACGCCAGCACGCGCACGGCCCATGCCAAGGCCGGGCCTATGGCACGCCCCCCGCAGGATGCAGCGCAGGGCGCTCTGGATGGCATGCAGGCCAGCGCGGCTCTGGCGCTGGCAGGCGAGGCACTACTTGCCCCACTGATTGCGGAGCTTGATGCCGGGTTGTCGCCCGAAGACATGCAAGCCCGTCTGGGCGAGTTGTACCCGCAGATGGACGAAACCCAGCTGGCCGAAATCATGGCACGGGCGCTGTTTGTCAGCGAGGTGTGGGGGCGGGTGCAGGCGTGA
- the terL gene encoding phage terminase large subunit, with translation MAKKDLTQKEFLQQLGEYADTLRRTIEANCAAFPVDAKASKARRKCAQTNFKFFCETYFPHYTQVGGKPTGPSALHEWIDANLPTVVDAPEGIKQALAAPRGEAKSTRITLMLVLWCALTGRKRYIPIIADAFEQAAPFLEGIKVELESNPRLITDFPEHTGAGRIWNVGTIVTTGNIKIQAFGALKRIRGLRHGPLRPDLVILDDLENDENVKSIEQRDKLENWLMSTVLNLGPADDSMDIIYVGTILHYDSVLARTLKKPAWRGKRFQSIIKWPDHMDLWDTWEAIYNDRSEDGGPDAALAYYSANRAAMDAGAVVSWPSYRPLYKLMCKRAENHDAFDSEQQNDPLSTGNAPFARVIVLWTELPSGLLPFGACDPSLGKSGKGRDPSALLVGGLHRDTMRLFTLEALIRKRHPDRIIQDMIALQRSYNCLMWAVETVQFQAFFADVAIQRAIASGTPLPIQPVVNSTDKDLRIETLHPYMAQGRILLHHTQHTLIDQLRHWPKADHDDGPDALEMLWRVATRGFVSLQDAFIRVPRVSPFGGMVGTDIDDFDDCAGGYSPQRW, from the coding sequence ATGGCTAAGAAAGACCTCACGCAAAAGGAGTTTTTGCAGCAGCTTGGCGAGTATGCCGACACTCTGCGCCGCACTATTGAGGCCAACTGTGCGGCATTCCCGGTTGACGCCAAGGCATCCAAGGCCCGCCGTAAATGCGCGCAAACGAACTTCAAATTTTTCTGCGAAACATATTTTCCGCACTACACGCAGGTAGGCGGCAAGCCCACTGGCCCCAGCGCACTGCATGAGTGGATTGACGCCAACCTGCCCACCGTTGTTGACGCCCCCGAAGGCATCAAGCAGGCGCTTGCAGCGCCGCGCGGCGAAGCAAAGTCTACTCGCATCACATTGATGCTGGTGCTGTGGTGCGCGCTTACCGGGCGCAAGCGGTATATACCTATCATTGCTGACGCCTTTGAGCAGGCAGCCCCTTTCTTGGAGGGCATCAAGGTAGAACTTGAAAGTAACCCGCGCCTTATAACGGACTTCCCCGAACACACCGGGGCTGGCCGCATCTGGAATGTGGGCACTATCGTCACAACTGGCAATATCAAAATACAGGCGTTTGGCGCGCTCAAGCGTATACGCGGCTTGCGGCATGGCCCATTGCGCCCGGATTTGGTTATTCTCGACGACCTTGAAAACGACGAGAACGTCAAGAGTATTGAACAACGCGACAAACTGGAAAACTGGCTCATGTCTACGGTGCTGAACCTTGGCCCCGCTGACGACAGCATGGACATCATCTATGTGGGTACCATCCTGCATTATGATTCCGTGCTGGCGCGCACGCTCAAAAAGCCCGCGTGGCGTGGCAAACGCTTCCAGAGCATCATAAAATGGCCCGACCATATGGATCTGTGGGATACGTGGGAGGCCATCTACAACGACAGAAGCGAGGATGGCGGGCCAGACGCGGCCCTTGCGTATTACAGTGCCAACCGTGCCGCTATGGACGCGGGCGCGGTTGTGAGCTGGCCCAGCTACCGCCCCTTGTACAAGCTCATGTGCAAGCGGGCAGAAAACCATGACGCCTTTGACAGCGAACAGCAAAACGACCCGCTGTCCACGGGCAATGCCCCCTTTGCCCGTGTGATTGTGCTGTGGACGGAGCTGCCTTCCGGCTTGCTGCCTTTTGGCGCGTGTGACCCGTCGCTTGGTAAGTCAGGCAAGGGCCGCGACCCCTCGGCTTTGCTTGTCGGTGGCCTGCACCGTGATACCATGCGTCTGTTTACGCTTGAAGCGCTTATCCGCAAGCGCCACCCTGACCGCATCATACAAGACATGATTGCCCTGCAACGCTCGTATAACTGCCTGATGTGGGCCGTTGAAACTGTGCAGTTCCAGGCATTCTTTGCAGACGTTGCCATACAGCGGGCCATTGCCAGCGGCACACCGTTGCCTATCCAGCCTGTTGTAAACAGCACGGACAAAGATTTGCGTATTGAAACCCTGCATCCTTATATGGCGCAAGGCCGCATACTGCTGCACCACACCCAGCACACGCTTATAGACCAGTTGCGCCATTGGCCCAAGGCCGACCACGATGACGGACCGGACGCGCTTGAAATGCTCTGGCGCGTGGCAACCCGTGGCTTTGTGAGCTTGCAGGATGCCTTTATCCGCGTGCCGCGCGTGTCTCCATTTGGCGGCATGGTTGGCACTGATATTGACGACTTTGACGACTGCGCGGGCGGCTACAGCCCGCAAAGGTGGTAA